The Paramisgurnus dabryanus chromosome 17, PD_genome_1.1, whole genome shotgun sequence genome includes the window ATCATATTATCATTTTATAAATCTACTGTCATGTAATTGAtaaatgtctgtctgtctgtctgtctgtccgcctATCTCTCTGTGtgcctgtttgtctgtctgacagcattttttatgcatttgttttaaaatCATATATATGGTTTTACAGCACCCAAAAGTCCGCAATGTCTTCAACATGGATTTTCCTGACAGTCATCATCTGGCCAAAGTGCTCACCATCGTCACCGGCACTGACATGGTCAATCTCACGTATCATAACTTCTTTGCCTCAAAAGAAGTTGCTCAGGTATGAAGCTATCAATATTTAAACAATAGCATCAGATTTTGTACGAATGAGactacaaatgtaaaaaaacagagTCGAAGTCTCAGACTAAAAGGAAAGCGTTTTTCTAATCTCATATGAGTCTGAGATCAGCCGCACATTTATTAGGCCTAATGTTTTATTGAAAGCAGCCTCTGGTCTTTGTGGTTTGGTAATGGAGTTGATGATTTTCATATCCTGCCACTAATAACCTTCACTGTACGTCACTTGTGTTATAACATTATGACTCAAAGCATTGAGCTCTGGATTGCACCTCCTGGTATAGATGGAGATTTAATGATGCCGTCACTAAAGAAATGAAGCCTGAATTTAGTgttagtgttgtttttgtatagaaaatatatttgtatCAAAACACAGTAAGGACAATGTTTGATTCAATGGACAGCACAACAATGGTAATACAGTGTTTTTCTGTAATATACCATGAAAATAACACCTACTGTGGTgttgtattttaaaacaaaatgatgATCAAGTGTGAAATGGGTCAAAATCTCTAAAACCAAAATCTCTCATGCTTTTTTTCATTAATTTTACTCTGGTACAGCAATGGGCTGATGACATCCTCGCTATTGCATATAACACAATGAGAGCAAACGCCTGCCGACAGGTCTTTCTGGAGAAAGTGTGAGGAATTTTTAcccttttttttataaaactttaatgtataaaaatatgattttcaAACATGTCAtatatgtgttgttttaatgtgatGTACAGATATGTTCGGCTCACACTGCAGACCAACAAGGATGGAAAAATCCCTGTTAAAAAGTaagaaattaatataaatgacagcCTTCTTTGATCAACTATAATGATCTCAGTAATATCCGATGAATGTTGATCTGTGTATGATAATgatcttatttatttatctcaGTATCTTAAAGATGTTTCCTGCTGATAAGAAAAGAGTTGAAACAGCGCTGTCAGCAGCCAATCTACCAAAAGGAAAGGTgcgtttgtgtgtttttgtgtgcttGTAAGATTGTGTATTGCTTTGTGTATATTTCCTAACCAAGTATCTCTTGTTTTGTAGTTTGACTCAATCAAGTTGGATGTGTTCACCGAGGCGGCGTTTAAAACGTTTCTGATGCATCTCTGTCCCAGACCAGAAATTAATGAAATCTTCACATCCTTGTAAGTTTACCACTTAAGAATAAAAACACACTTTCAATTCATATGAATTATTAttgttaatttaatgttttattatgaTACACATAGCACCAAGGGCAAAGGTTTCATGACAAAAGAGATGCTGGCCAAGTTCCTGAATGAGAAACAGAGAGATCCCCGTCTCAATCAGGAGCTGTTTCCACCCGCCAGACCCGATCAGATGAAGACTCTCATTGACAAATATGAGCCGAGCTCCTCCAATGCCAGTCGTGGTGAGAATCCACAACGCTATTCTGTGTTTAGAAaacaattttaaacatttaaatataaatcttGAGAGGAAACAGTTCTAAAAAGTTTGTTTAGTGAATATTTAAGTAAAGACTGATAAGAAGTTGTGTGCTACTACAGGTCAGATATCTCCAGAGGGTTTGATGTTTTATTTGATGGGCAGTGAAACATCTGTGGTGAATTTGGACAGACTGGCACAGAGTCACGACATGTCACAGCCTATCCCACATTACTTTGTCAAATCATCTCACAACACATATCTCACAGGTACAgcatatcatcatcatcacgcTACTTGAACAGATTTTGTTATCACCTTTAAGATAATAATAACACACATTAACAAGACAAGCATGAAATAATTCTGATAATGTGGTGTTGTTGTGTTTGTGCAGCGGGTCAGCTGACCGGCGTCTCATCTCCTGAGATGTACCGTCAGTGTCTGCTCGCCGGGTGTCGCTGTCTAGAGCTCGATTGCTGGAAAGGCAAACCTCCAGATGAAGAGCCAATCATCACCCACGGCTTCACCATGACAACTGAGATCCTCTTTAAGGTCTGTTTGTCCAATCAGAACTCAATAGTCAGTCATTATGGGATGTCCAAGGAGACGTCAGGCTTGTTGAGAAGATGCTAAATTTGAGTCAGTTTGTGAGAATCATAACCttcacaaatatatatttaaactttcacaaaatatattataaaattcAAGTTGTCTCCACACTGCAAAGAaattgactttcttacttagtatttttgtcttgttttcagtacaaatgtctaaaaattgttaaattaagatgcattttcttgttgagcaaaattacccaagaaaataagtctagttttaagaccaaaaatatcaaattcaagtgattttgtgcTAATGGGgttagcaaaaaaatcttgaacatttctcttaaacactaaattcaagaaaaattcaagaaaaattagcttaccccattggcagatttttttgcttgttttatgcacagaaTCACtacaatttgatatttttggtcaaaaaactggacttattttcttgagtcgttttggtcatcaagaaaaagcatcttaatttaagaatttttaaatatttttactgaaaacaagacaaaaatacaaaaaaaaattttcttgaaaatcattttttgcagttacatttattgttttttggtctaaaaacagGAATTCTtttttaggtaattttgcttatcaagaaaattcatcttgatttaagaattttttgatatttgtactgaaaacaagacaaaaatactaagaaagtaattttattGCAGTGCAAAAGTGagatctttctttctttttggcTGTTAAATAATCTAGTAATCTTATGTTTGTTTTCTAATAAAACACCAACACTCTTTTAAACTTTCAATACTCAGATTTGATAAGGGTCAAAAGTGAAAGATCTTAGTTTGAACATTTCTCAGAAAATTCTTATAAAAGCCAGATTCCCCACTGTTCAATGAACATTTATTGTATGGTTTTATTATActgttacagtactgtactgtatgtcaaCATTTGACCCAGGAACATCTGAGACAAAACTGATACTTAAATGACATTGAGCTATGAAAGAGAAACCCTTGATCTTTGGAATGATGTTTTCTTTATGACAGGATGTCATTGAAGCTATCGCTGAGAGTGCCTTCAAAACCTCCAAGTACCCAGTCGTCCTTTCGTTTGAGAATCACGTCGACACGTAAGAGACATCATTAACGTTTAAAACATAAACGAGCTTATATTGATCATCACAGGTCAAATCTCATTATTCGTTCTGGATATATTTCTTCAGAGTAAAGCAACAGGAGAAGATGGCTCAGCACTGCAGGACTATATTTGGAGATAAGCTGCTCATAGACCTGCTGGACAAATATCCGGTGAGTTCACCTCTGGAATCCCATCAGCATTCCCATTAACATTCCCTTTCCCATCAGCCTTTCCATCAACATTCTCATCAATATTGGTATCATTCACCTGTGGCAGCTGGTTTTATAATGGCCCTGACCATTGTGTGTGTCTCTAGTGATATAACTCCTAAAGTTCTGCGCTGAATCTAAACTAAATTCCAAACTCTGTGGATTTGGTTTTCAGCTCAAAGTAGGCCAGCAAATCCCGAGTCCATCCGAGCTGATGTGTAAAATTCTCATCAAGAATAAGAAAAGCAGCACGCCTCCGAACAAACAGGACAATGCAAAGAAAGCTCAAGAGACGACACCAGGAGAAGGATCTGAGACTCCTGCAGCTGACCCAAACACTCCAGGTAAAGAAGTCACCTCTTGATCTGATCCATAAGCATTGAACACTTCAATGTATTGGGTATCATAAACATATCAAAGCAAGGGTGAGGTGTTTTTATGAATGTTAGCACGCTCATGTTCTGTGTTTCTCTGATACAGAGACCACTGATGAGCAGGTTGAAGAACACGATGACCATGATGAACAAGATGAGGAGAAGATGAAGAACTCTGATGAGGTGAAGTCCCGTACATGTAACTCTTTTAAGGGTCATGTGACTCAGGGCTGGTAATCTGCAAACCTTAGAAAGGATTTATGACACTTCATTTCACATTACATCAGTGAGATTACATCTGTAAGATAAAAATAAACTTGACATTGCTTTGAACTGAACTGAATGAATCGTCTGCTAAATAAAGAATAAATCTGGATGTTGTGTTTGAGTTTTCAGCTGTTTGAGCTTGTGTTATTTTGTTTCTCTTCTCAGGGAACGGCCGGTCAGGAGGTCACAGCCTTTGAAGAGATGTCGGCTTTAGTCAACTACGTTCAGCCCAACAAATTCATCTCTTTTGAGAACGCAGCCAGTGAGTCAAACTGTGTTTCTTTACACATTCAGCAATGAGTCTCTGATCCGTCAGATAAATATCAAATACTCAAATCTTCTTCTTTCTCTTAATGCTTTATATGacatttgaataataaacactatTTCAAGTCTTGTCATTTTAACTTAATGTTTCATGTTGTCTACTTTTGTccaaatatagaaaaaaacaaGAGTTTTGTCATCTCTTCATTTGTGGAAACCAAAGGAGAAAGTTTGATCGCTAAGAACGCTGTAGACTGGGTTGAGTATCCTTCACTATCTcaactataaaataaatataatcttTAAACAGATTAGATCTGATAATATATGGGTAATATATTTATCAGATTAGATCTGATAAACCTTTACCATATAAAACCAAAAGAGGTCTCTGTTTAAGTTTTCGAAACATTTTCATAGTAAGGTAAATGCAGCTTTcaaaaatgtcacatccataacactGGAATTGCTCATAGTGGATGGGATCAGGTGAAATTGTATACATCAGATTatatacactgttaaaagttacaGTATTAttggcagctgtttgccagtaacttgctgtactgcaaaaaaatgattttcttagtatttttgtcttgttttcagtaaaaatatctaaaaattcttaaataaagatgctttttcttgatgagcaaaacgacccaaggaaataagtctagttttagaccaaaaatatcaaatttaagtgactttgtgcttaaaacaagcaaaaaaaatctgccaatggggtaagcaaaaaaaatgtactaaaatcaagaaaaattcaagaaaaattagcttacccaattggcaatattttttttttttttgcttgttttatgcacaaaatcactgatatacagatattttttattagaaaaaaatactaagaaaaatacaaagcattctgggaaacaaaatctaaagGGAAAAacctgaaaaaggttgatgaggatttctgcttcccagaatgctttgcacaaggctgttattttagttttattgtgtaaagataaataacatcaatttaaatctacagtaagttactgtaacagctgcataactacagcaaggTTTTTACAGCGTACTGTAAGAGATAAGATTATATACTTTAGTAGGTTAATATATGGATGTCAGTGTTTTCCTATAGTGATGCGTGTAGATATAATAAGAGACAGATGAGTCGAATCTACCCTAAAGGAACCCGTGTGGACTCATCAAACTACATGCCTCAACCCTTCTGGACCGCAGGCTGCCAGTTTGTGGCTCTCAACTACCAAACTATGGGTGAGAGACACTTTCAAAACTTTGGTTTGTGTATGTGTAATATGTGTGTGATTTGTGTAACGTACTGTATGCCCGCGTGTGTCCAGATCTCCCCATGCAGCTGAACATGGCTCTGTTTGAGTTCAATGGGAGGACGGGTTACCTGCTCAAACACGAGATGCTCCGCAAAAACGACAAGAAGTTCGATCCCTTCACCGACAGATTCGACACCATCATTGCCTGCACACTCACCATTAAGGTCAATGCTTAACATCATTTGATTTCCGAAGGAATTTATGATGCTTTCTGTTGTGTGCTTGACAGCTGTGGTCTTTATTTTTAGATCTACTCGGGTCAGTTCCTGTCAGAAAAGAACGTGAAAACAGGGGTCGAGGTCGAACTCATCGGTTTGCCGAAAGACCCCAAGAAAAAGTTTCGTACCAAATGGTCGGCGACGGCCAACGCCATCAACCCAGAGTGGAACGAAGAGCCTTTCGTCTTTGAGAAGGTCCGTGATCCACTGCTGTTGTCTGTGTGATATGATGATATCTACACATGATGGTCAGAGTTTGAAGGTCTTTGTGTTAAACAGATCTTGCTGCAGGAGATGGCTTACCTCAGAATCGTGGCTCAGGAGGACAGCGGGAAGTTCATAGGTCACAGGATCATCCCACTGGACGCTCTTCAAACGGGTCAGATGAGCTTCTTCAATGCTTTGATCAATAGATTCACCTGAAGCAAGCATTTCCCTCCTTCTCTAGCATCTACATTTATTGTTGCTCTCATAAGAAATGATTTGTGATGTGGTTGTGAATGAAATGAtctctctgtgtttgtgtttacaggTTTCCAGCACATATGTTTACGCACTGAGAGTAATATGCCTCTCACACTTCCATCTCTGTTTGTTCACATTGATTTAAAGGAATATATTCCTGCTGCATTCGCTGGTAAACTCACTACAGTACATGGCATTTGAGTTAACGTTACATCCGAGAAGCTTTTTGTCTCATGCTCGCTTGTTTCCTTTAGATTTCACTGATGCACTTTTCAATCCCGTGAAGACTACCAAGCCTCCCAAATTAGAGGTACAATTAAAAATGCTATTAAGAGATTGATTTGTAGATTTCCTTTTTAACTCTTTATCATCTTAattcatttttctttatttcctCATTTACTTAATAACAAATTCTAACTGATATTTCACGTTCTTTTATTCATACTGTATTGATATTGTACCCCTACACTTATATTAGCTGTATATTATCTATCATAATTTGTCCATCTGCTGTTATAGATGTTTAAATGTAAGTCTTGTGTCTGAATGTTCTCCTTCGGATCTATTTTTTAGAGTTTAACATACGTGAGTGAATATGAGTTACCGGCCGCTGAAGGAGCTGCGGCCGCTGTGACCGCTGCAGGTGCATGTTCATACAACACTCAATGCTACCATATCTCTCTTTTTTTATTAGAAGTGCACAACACAAGAACACAAAAAATGATaatgatattattattattatcattgaTAATAAGccaaaattataataataataataataataatatgggtATTTAAGTAATAATAGtatgtataatgatgatgataataataataataataattattattattattattattattattattactattataataattaataattctAAAGATAGTTATGATTTCAGGAATATTTTGTAATGAAAGAAacagcaataataataataacagtaaTAACAGTAATAATTACAATGCTAAAAGTAATACTAACTATGATGATTATAACAATAGTAATGTCATTGATAATAACAGTATTcttaataataacaacaactaCAATGTAATACTAAAAGATGGTGATGATAATAATGTTGTGATGACAGCAACAGTATTCTTAATAATAATACCGGTAATTATGATGATGATGTAATAACAAtattaataatagtaataataacaCTAATAACTCATATGACACCAATCAAAACGTCTGTGTCAATGTAtatggtttattattattattattatcattattattattattattattatcatcattatcattgtcattatcattatcattatcattatcattatcattattattattattattattattattatttaattacatCTTTAACTAAATATTACCAGACTGCAGCTCCCACACATATGATGGTGAAACCACAATATTGTAAATACCATGATATGTAAATACTGTAggagtatttttgtttattacagTACCATCTGATACATCACTTTACCTTTTTCTGC containing:
- the plcb2 gene encoding 1-phosphatidylinositol 4,5-bisphosphate phosphodiesterase beta-2, whose product is MSKNRYSLQEPDVKEYLVKGDRFTKWKEDSKKTSPVTLKMDPKGFFLYWTNQSKETEFLDVATIRDTRSGKYAKLPKHPKVRNVFNMDFPDSHHLAKVLTIVTGTDMVNLTYHNFFASKEVAQQWADDILAIAYNTMRANACRQVFLEKVYVRLTLQTNKDGKIPVKNILKMFPADKKRVETALSAANLPKGKFDSIKLDVFTEAAFKTFLMHLCPRPEINEIFTSFTKGKGFMTKEMLAKFLNEKQRDPRLNQELFPPARPDQMKTLIDKYEPSSSNASRGQISPEGLMFYLMGSETSVVNLDRLAQSHDMSQPIPHYFVKSSHNTYLTAGQLTGVSSPEMYRQCLLAGCRCLELDCWKGKPPDEEPIITHGFTMTTEILFKDVIEAIAESAFKTSKYPVVLSFENHVDTVKQQEKMAQHCRTIFGDKLLIDLLDKYPLKVGQQIPSPSELMCKILIKNKKSSTPPNKQDNAKKAQETTPGEGSETPAADPNTPETTDEQVEEHDDHDEQDEEKMKNSDEGTAGQEVTAFEEMSALVNYVQPNKFISFENAAKKNKSFVISSFVETKGESLIAKNAVDWVEYNKRQMSRIYPKGTRVDSSNYMPQPFWTAGCQFVALNYQTMDLPMQLNMALFEFNGRTGYLLKHEMLRKNDKKFDPFTDRFDTIIACTLTIKIYSGQFLSEKNVKTGVEVELIGLPKDPKKKFRTKWSATANAINPEWNEEPFVFEKILLQEMAYLRIVAQEDSGKFIGHRIIPLDALQTGFQHICLRTESNMPLTLPSLFVHIDLKEYIPAAFADFTDALFNPVKTTKPPKLESLTYVSEYELPAAEGAAAAVTAAEPKASESPEEGSAEPSTEAPSEPAPEPEPVPEPEPEPVPEPKQEPVPEPEPEPVPEPKPEPVPEPEPVPEPEPVPEPEPAPEPEPTPEPNAEEKPEAEPEPQPDAEVAVEPETKESSPPEEPPSDPSDPPTITSDELQQHKNFLKVVKKQEKDLKDMEKKYQKKREDVSQKYSEQLKALKKKSTAKKSEASDPTEQINEIKQNLQSDLRAVMVEQYDQTKTKKEQQNTERLTKLLEIATEKHTSELKALNSEMKKKDKEKMKKSKSTDQLDNDKSDEGSPQEQSLKRRQAATLGKIRDLISQLNKDAVSEHAKKMWSLPTELTEGVNSCVKPHYPDHLEKAAEKSAESGGQFSQVFVG